The DNA window CAGCCGCGACTCCACCACCGGCGACTACGGCCCCGACCATGATGTGCTTCTGGAGATCACGTCACCGTCGTGGGCGGCTCTCGGGGACGCTTCCGGACGCGTACCCATCGATCCGCGCCTGCTGGACCACCCCCGGGCCCTGCGCGATCCCACCCCGGGCGAGCCGCTCGTGTCGATCACCACCGAGATCGAGCACCGCGGATCCCAACCGGCCCGCCTCCCCCGCATCGTTCCCCCGGACGTGGTCCGTGACCTGCGCCGCAGCGAACGTCTGCGCCTCACCGAGGTCCGCGTCCCGCGCGGCGTGAAGGTCTTCGCCCTGGGCCGCGTCACCGCGACCGGCCTGCTGCCGAGCCGCGCCGGCCTCACCCTGCTCACCCCGCGGTCCCGCGCCGAGGTGATCACGTCCCGCCGCGACGCGATCGGCATGGGCGGCCGCCTGGCGGTCTGGTTCGGTCTGATCGGCCTGGTGCTCGCCGCCGGCTCCGCCGTCTGGCTGCGCACGATGGGATGAGACCCGGTCACTTCCGGTCCGGCGGGTCGCCGCCCCATATTTCCACCACCTGCCCACCGGCCCCCGCGCGGATCAGGTCCAGGACGGCGGCGATGACCTCGCCCGGCGGGATCAGCGGCCGGGACGCGGCGCGTTCGGCGGCGCTCATCGCCCGCCACCGGGTCTGAGCGCGGTCCAGCCCGATCCAGTCCGGCGCCACACACATCACCCGGACGTCGCCGAGCCCGCCGAGGGTCGCGGTGAACCGGATCAGCCCGGCCTTGGCCGCGCCGTACTCGGGCGAGCCGTAGGCCTCCGCGCCGATCCCGCCACTCGACGCGATGTTGACGATCGCCCCGCCGCCGCGCTCCCGCATGGCGGGGATGACCAGCTGGCTGAGCGCCATCGGGGCGATCAGGTTGAGCTCGATCGTCGCGGTCCAGGCGCTCTCGGCGGCGTGCGGGTACTGGTCCCCCGGCGTCCAGCCACCGGCGTTGTTGACCAGCACTCGGGGTCCGCCGAGCTCGCGGGCCGCCGCCAGGACGCGGTCCCGGTCGTGGCGATCGCGGACGTCGGCGCGCAGGGCCCGGGCCGGCACGCCGGACGCCTCGACCAGGCGGGCGCATTCCCCGGCGGCCCGCTCATCGGTGTCGGCGACGACGATGCCGTAGCCGGTGCGGGCCAGTCCGAGGGCGAGGTGCCGCCCCAGTCCGCCAGCGGCGCCAGTGACAATCGCGCAATCGATCATCGTCACCCCTTACCCGCTCGCCGGCGGGCGCACTCCGCCCTGACGGCTCGCCGGCGCCGGTGCGCAGATCGCGGTCACCGCCCGGCCGATCCGGGCACGTGCCTCCGGCCCCAGCCCCTCGGTCAGCGCGACATGCTGCATCACCCCGGCCAGCGCCAGCGCCAGCGACGCCGTGTCCACCCCGGACGGCACCCGGCCCAGCTCCTGCTCGGCGGCGAGGTAGCCGGCGGCCGACCCGGCGACCACCCGCAGCCCCGCGCTCCCGGGACCGAGGACCCGCTCCACCTCGGCGGTCAGCGACGGGCGGAAAGCCGTCAACCGGGTCAGCGTGAGCACCACGTCCAGCGGCAGGGCGAGGATCGCCGCGCTGAGGTTGCCGTCCACGGTGCCGCTGCCGAGCCGCTCCGGCAGGGCGGCCAGGGACGCGGCGATCTGGAAACTGCGGTCCACCCCGTACCCGATGAGGAAGTTGTCGAAATTGCGGAAGTGGGTGAACAGCAGGCCGGTCGCCACCCCCGCCTCCTGGGTCACCGCCCGGCTGGTCAGCGCGCCCTCGGCGGCGATCACCCGCTCCAGCGCGGCGAACAGCTGCTGGCGGGCTTCCGGCACGGCGACTCCACGGGGCATGCCCCGATGCTAAGCCTTGCGCAGGTATGAGCAAACGCTCATAGTGGTTTGAGCAAACGCTCATACCTTAGGAGGGGCACGTCATGAGACGAGCGGTGATCGTCGGTGCGGGGATCGCGGGACTGGCCACGGCGGTACGGCTCGGGCGCGACGGGTGGCAGACCGTGATCGTCGAGCGGGCGCCCGCCCGGCGGCGCAGCGGCTACATGGTCAACCTGATCGGCGCCGGGTTCGACGCCGCCGAACGCCTCGGCCTGCTGTCCGCGTTGACCGAGAGGGATCTCGGCGTCTTCACCACGGTGCTGGTCCGGGCCGACGGCAGCCCGAAGTTCACCGTCCCGGCGGCGGTGGCCGAGGCGGCGGTCGGCCCGCGCGCCATGACCGTCTTCCGCGGCGATCTGGAGGCGGTGCTCTTCGACCAGGCCACGGCGCTGGGCGGGACCGCGCCGGACTTCCGCTTCGGGACGACCGTCACGGCCGTCGACCAGCACCCCGACGGGGTACGGGTGGAGCTCTCCGACGGCACGACGGAAGAGGCGGATCTGCTGGTCGGGGCGGACGGTGTGCAGTCCCGTACCCGGACGATGTTCTTCGGTCCTGACTTCCGGGTGGACTTCCCCTACGTGGTGCTGGCGTTTCCGGTGGCCGGCGACGCGTCCGGCACGGCGGTGACCCATATCGGACCGGGCCGCACGGCAGCGGTCGTCAATCTCGGGCCGGAGCGCTCCTCGGCGTTCGTCACCTACCGCTGTGACGACCCCGGCGCGGAACTCAGCCAGGGGCCCGCCGCCGCCCTGGCCGGCGCGGTCGGCGACCTGGCGGTCGGACTGCCGGCGACCGTGCCGGACGACGCCTACTTCGACCGGGTCAGCCAGGTCGCCATGCCCCGATGGAGCGACGGCCGGATCGTGCTCGTCGGCGACGCGGCCTGGTGCGTGACCCTGTTCGCGGGGCACGGGGCGACGCTCGCCCTGACCGGCGCCGACCGGCTCGGCGCCTGCCTCCGGGAGCACTCGTCGATTCCGGACGCGCTCACCGCGTGGGAGGCGACGCTCCGGCCCGAGGTGGTGAGACGGCAGGCCACCGCCAAGCGCGGGATGATGCAGTACGCGCCGCCGACCCGCTTCCACGTCGCCATGAACGACCTCACGATGCGAGCGATCACCCTGCCCGGAGTCCGCAACCTGGTCCGCCGGGCCATCGAACGCCAGAGCCGGTGAGACGGCAGGTGTAACCCGGGCCCGGCCGGGAACGCCACCCGCATGGCGAAGGCACGCGCCGCCTCGGTGGCGGCATCGAGTCAGTTCACCGGCGACGACGGGATCCGGCAGCCGGCCGGCGAGGTCCACGCCTGGACCCCCGGCATGAACCAGACCCTCTGCGGCCTGGCACTGAGCCGCACCCGGCTGCGCACCTTCCCGCACGTCAAGTTCGACTTCCGGGCCACCGACGTGGTCACCGCCGAGGACGAGGTGCGCTACGTCTGCCCCCGCTGCGTCGCCGCCACGAGCCGGCGCGGCGAGCGGTCCTGGACCCGCACCGCGCCCCGCCCGTGATCACCGGAGGACCATCCGCCGCACCGCCTCGGTGATCACCTCCGGCGACGTGCCGATGTTGAGGCGCACGTGCCCGGCCCCACCGGTCCCGAAGTCCGGGCCGGGCACGAACGCCACCCGCCCCTGCTCCAGGAACACCGCCGCCGGATCGTCGCCGAGCCCCAGCTCCCGGCAGTCCAGCCAGGCCAGATACGTCGCCTCGCCCGGCCGGTACCGCACCGCCGGCAACTCCGTGTCCAGCAGCGACGCCAGCAGCCGCCGGTTCTCGCCGATGCCGGCCAGCACCGCGTCGAGCCACTGACCGCCGTCCCGGAACGCGGCGGTGTGCGCGATCACGCCGACGTGGCTGGCCCCCTCCACCACCCACTGCGGGATGCCGGCGAGATCGCCCGCGGCGTCCGGTCCGGCGACGACGAGGGCGGCCTTCAGCCCGGCCAGGTTCCAGCCCTTCGTCGCGGAGAGCAGCGCGAACCCGCGCGAGGCGCCCGGCACACTGAGGTACGGCACGAACGACGCCCCCGCCAGCACCAGCGGCGCGAAGATCTCGTCGGACACCACTCGCACCCCGTGCCGATCGGCGAGGGCGGCCAGCGCGGACAGCTCGGTCACCGTGTGCACGGCGCCGGTCGGGTTCTGCGGGTTGCACAGCAGATAGGTGGCGCCCGCCCCGGCCCGCGCGAACGCGGCATCGAGCGCCGCGAGGTCCAGCCGCCCGTCCGCGCCGAGCGGCGCCTCCGCCACCGTCCGCCCGGTCCGCCGAACATAGGCGTAGTAGGGAGGATATGTCGGGCTGCTCACCACCACCGTCCGCCCCGGCGCGCTGATCACCCCGAGCACCTCCAGGATCCCGGCCATCACATCCGGGACCACCCGGGTCAGCGCCGGATCAACCCCTTTCCACCCCCATCGGGTACGGGCGAAGCCGTCCACCGCCTCCGCGTACGCGCTGCCGGCCGCATAGCCGGTGTCGCCGAGCCGCACCGCGTCGGTGATCGCCCGCACGACGGGATCCGCCAGCGGCGCGTCCATCTCCGCCACGAAGACGGGCAGCACATCCTCGGGATAGGTGCGCCACTTCTCACTCGTACGGCGGCGAAGTTGATCCAAAGAAAGGCGCCGCAGCGGGTTTCCATCGACAGCCATGCGCCCCAGCCTATGTCCGAGCGGACCGGTGAGGGTCCTGACAGGATGGCGGGATGGACTTGGATCTCGACGCCGCGGTCTCGTTCGTCGCCACCCACGCCCGGGCGCTGGAGCGACGCCGCCTCGCCTTCCTGCTCGGCCGGGGGCAGCCCGAGCCCGTGCTCGCCGCGCTGGACGGATACCGCAATCCGGACGGCGGGTACGGCTGGGCGCTCGAACCCGACCTGCGCTCGGTGACGAGTCAGCCGGTCGGCGCGATGCACGCCCTGGAGATCTGCGCGGAGATCGGCGACACCGGCCCGGAGCGGGTGCCCCGGCTGCTGGACTGGCTCGCCGAGCAGTCCAACGACGACGGCGGCATCGCCTTCAGCCTGCCGTTCGCGGACACCGAGGGATGCGCACCGCACTGGGTCGCCGCCGGTCCGGACTCGTCGCTGACGATGACCGCGCAGCTGGCGGCGCAGGCCCACCGGCTCGCGCGCCGCAACCGCACGGTGGCGCGGCACCCGTGGCTGGCCGCCGCGACGGCGTACTGCCTGGACACCATGGAGGGCGTCGCCGAGGAGCCGCACGCGATCGAGCTGATGTTCGCGATGTACCTCCTGGACTCGATCGCCGCCGACGACACCCGGGCGCGGGCGCTGCTGGAGCGGTGGACCGGTTTCGTTCGCCTGGACGGCCCGACGCCGGTGGCCGGCGGCGCGGAGGGCGAGGTGCTGCGTCCGCTCGACTTCACGCCGCACGCGGACGCGCCGTCGCGGGAGTGGTTCAGCGCCGAGGCGATCGCCGCCGACCGGGAGCGGCTCGCCGGTGAGCAGCGGGCGGACGGCGGCTGGGACGTCACGTTCCAGACGTTCAGCGCGGCGGCCGCCCTGGAGTGGCGCGGTTACGCCACGGTGCAGGCGGTCACGGTGCTGACCGAGGCGGCCGGTCCGCGCCAGGCGACGTAACCGTCGGGGCGGACCAGCATCGCCTGATCGGTGTCGGTCATCGGCGCCGCCACGCGCAGACGGTCACGGTGCCCGACGGCGCCGGCGGTGATCAGCACGTGCCGGCCCTCGCGCAGCGCCTCGTAGAGGCGCTCTCCCCCACGCAGCGGGAGATCGGCGGCGCGCGGCGCGCCGGGATAGTCGATGCCGATCCCGGAGATCACCCCGGCCGCGCGCCGGGTCACCGCGGGGAGCGCGAGCAGGGCCGAACCGGCGGCGTTACGCGCGAACCGGGCCGGGCGCGACCGCAGCATCGCCATCCGGATCAGGGCGCCGCTGCTGCGCAGCACGAGCCTGCCGACCGGGTGACGTTCCTCCTGGTACGTGTCGAGCAGGCCCGCCGCGGCCTCCCCCGTCATCGTGGCGGCCAGTTTCCAGGACAGGTTCGCGGCGTCCTGCAGGCCGGTGTTCATGCCCTGCCCGCCGGCCGGCGAGTGCACGTGAGCGGCGTCCCCGGCGAGGAAGACCCGGCCGTTCCGGTATCGCGGGACCTGCCGCTCGTCGCTGTGGAAACGGGACAGCCAGCGGGACTCGGTCAGGCCGAAGTCGGTGCCGTGGACGCGCCGGGTCACCTCGCGGATCTCGTCGAGGGTGACCGGCACGGTGTCATCGACCTGGTGCCGGCGGTCCCAGGCGAAGATCCGGTACCAGCCGTCACCGAACGGCGCGACCATCGCGAACGCGTCGCCGACCGCGTTCACCGCCAGCACGTCGTCCGGCGGTTCCGCGAGCCGGACGTCCGCCAGCATGATCGAGGTCAGCACGGCCCGGCCCGGGAAAGGCAGACGCAAAGCCGTGCGTACGGCACTGTGCACGCCGTCGGCGCCCACGACATAGCCGGCTTCCTCGGTCCGGCCGGGGAACTCCAGCGTGACCCGGTCGTCGTCCTGGCGCACGCCGGTGAGTTCGGCGCCGCGCACGATCCGGGCACCGAGCTCGAGCGCCCGCCGTTCCAGTGCCTGCTCCACCCGGTACTGCGGGGTGATCAGCAGGTAGGGGAACCGGGACGGCAGGGTGGACAGGTCGAGCCGGATCCGGTCGAACAGCCGAAGGCTGCCGATCCGGGCGCCCCCGGCGACGATCTCGTCGGCGAGTCCGCGGGCGTCCAGCACTTCCAGGGTGCGGGCGTGCACACCGAAGGCGCGGGTGAGGTTCGAGGCGCCGGTACGACGCTCGTAGACGGTGACCGGCACCCCGGCCCGGGCCAGATCTCCGGCGAGCAGCAGCCCGGTCGGTCCGGCTCCGATGATCGCAATCATGACGCCCTCCCTTTGTCAACGCTTGTTGGCAACGGTAGGCCGGTTGACGAGCTTAAGTCAACACCTGTTGGCCAACGGTTGTTGGCATATGCTGACGGGCATGCCACGCCGCTCCGACAACACCCGCGCCGCGATCCTGGCCGCCGCCCGCGAACGATTCGCCGCCGACGGCTTCGAGCGCGCCACCATTCGCGCGATCGCCGCCGACGCGAACATCGACCCGTCAATGGTGATGCGTTATTACGGCAACAAGGAGGGTTTGTTCGCGGCCGCCGCCGAGTTCGACCTCCGGCTTCCGGACATATCGGAAATTTCACCCGATGCCGTGGGCCTGACGCTTGTCACCCACTTCTTCGACAGGTGGTCCGGCGACGAGACGCTTATGGCGCTGCTCCGCGCGGCTGTCACCCAGGATTCCGCAGCGGAGCGGATGCGCACCATCTTCGCGGCACAGCTCGGTCCGGTGGCCGCCCGCGTCACCCCCGACCCGGACGAAGCAGCGACACGCGCGGGACTGGTCGCCACCCAGATCCTCGGCTTCGCGCTGTGTCGTTTCGTCCTGCGGCTCCCACCGGTGACCGACATGGACCGCGACCAGGCGATCGCCTGGCTGGCGCCCACCATCCAGCGCTACCTCACAGCCGCCGGATGAACCGATGCGTCCGGCGGCGGCCCGCCCTAGTCTCCGGCGCATGGCCAGCCGACTGTCCGCGCTCCGCTTCGACGCCCTCGACCCTGGGCATCTCGCCCGGTTCTGGTCCGGTCTGCTCGGCGGGGAGACGACCGCCGACGCCACACTGCTGCCCGGCGACGACACCGGCTTCGCGATCCGGTTCGTCCTCTCCGACCAGCCGAAAGCGGGCCTGAACCAGGTCCACTTCGACCTGTCCAGCAACCTGTCGCCGCAGCAGGAGACCGTCGACCGGGCCTTGGCGCTCGGCGCCCGGCACTTCGACGTCGGCCAGAAACCCGAGGAGGACCACGTCGTCCTCGCCGACCCGGAGGGCAACGAGTTCTGCGTGATCCCGGCCGGCAACCGGTTCCTCGCCGGCTGTCCCCCGATCGGCGCCCTCTCCTGCGACGGCACGCAGGCGGTCGGCTACTTCTGGAGCCGCGCCCTGGACTGGCCCCTGGTCTGGGACCAGAACGAGGAGACCGCGATCCGCTCCCCGCGCGGCGGCCCGAAGGTCAGCTGGGGCGGCCCACCCCTCAACGAGCGCACCGGCCGCAACCGCCTCCGGTTCGAGCTGGTCCCGGACGGCGACCACCAGGCCGAGGCAGCCCGCCTGATCACGCTGGGCGCCACACTGGTCGGCACCGACGAGGACAGCACGCGACTCGCCGACCCGGACGGCAACGAGTTCCACCTCCGCTCACACCAGTGAGATCGCCCGCCCGGCCGCTGCGATGATCGGCTCAGCCGCCACCGTCACCCGGGCCTCGGCGATGCCGTGCGCGGGCCAGGAGCAGACGAACATCAGCGGTCCGGGCGGCGGCAACGGCCACACCCAGTGGTTCATCTCGTAACGCCGCGATCCTCCGCCGCCGCTCTGCCGCATCAGCACCGGTCCCGCGCCCTCCCCCTCCGGCGGCCAGCCGGCATTCGTGGCGACGCGCCCGTCAGCGAAGCGCACGCCCAGCCGCAGGAACTCGGGCCCGTAGTCCTGCTCGAACCCGCGCCGGAACACCCGCCCCTGACGATCCTCATCCCGCAGAGCGATCACCAGGTCAAAACCGAAACCGTTCGGGTACGCGATGAGCCCGCTCACCCCCACGGCGGCATCATCACCGCGCGCCAGCAGGAACTGCTCCGCCACCCCGCCGCCGAGCATCGTGGCCGGCCTCTCCCACGGTGGCGGTGGCGGCTCCTCGTGCTCCGGCTCCGGGGGCGGCGGCGGAAAGTCATCGAAGAAGCTCACTCCGCCACAGTAGAGCCCCGCGCCCCGGGTCCGCAGCGCCCCGCCGCACGCTGGCAGCGGCCCAGCCGCGGGTTCACAGCGGCCCAGCCGCGCAGGTCCGCCGCGTAAGTGCCGCGCAGGTCCGCCGCGTAAGTGCCGCCCGCCCGGCCCCACCGCCCGGCCCCACCGCCCCGTGGTGGATCTTGGAACGTTCGAGGCGAGCTGGCTCTCAGTGTCGTGCGGGCACACGCCCGGGTGCACGGAGAACCAGCCGGTTCACCCGAGCTGGCTCGTAGTGCTGCCGGCGTGCCACCTGGATTACGGCTCGGCGATCGCGGTCCTGGTCTCGACCGGCCCGATGCGGGTGACGGCGGCCGTCGACGTCGGCGTCCCGGTGCACCCGTCCGGCGTGACGGCGCAGGTCGAGGGCGGGATCATGGACGCGGTGTCCACGGTTCTCGGTGCCCAGATCACGGTACGTGACGGCGCGGTCGTCCAGTCCTCGTTCCGGGACTACGCCTGGGCCCGCATCGGTGACTGCCCGGAGATCGACGTGATCCTGGTGCCGTCGCACGCCCCGATCGGCGGGCTCGGCGAGCTGGCCTATCCGCCGGCGGCCGCCGCGATCGCCTCGGCCCTGGCCGCCGGTGGCGACCCGGTGGAGGGAATGCCGTACGGCATCGGAGTAGGTTGATTGCTGTGGAGGACGTCGAATCCTGGCCGACCGGCCGCCTGCTCTCGGCCGCGGCGCGCATGGTGGAGCGACGGTTCGACCGCTTCCTGACCGACCTGGACCTCACCCACGCCGGGATGATCGTCCTGCATCATCTGGAGGGCGGCCCGCTCTCACAACGCGAGCTGGCCCACCTCTGCCGGGTCACGGATCAGACGATGAGCCGTACCCTCGAACGCCTTGCCCGCACCGGCCACGCCGCCCGCACGCTGGACCCGCAGGACCGGCGCCGCACCCTGGTCGCGCTCAGCGAGAAGGGCGCCGAGGCGCTGGCGGCGGCCCGCGCCGAGGAGCGGCGGTTCGAGCGCGATCTGGGGTACGAGCAGATCCGCCCGCAGCTGATCGCCCTGATCAAGAAGGGGTCCTCGATCAGTTGATCGCCCGGGCCGCGATCGCGCCGTGCGTGCGGTGGCCGTCTCCGGCAGGGCGGAGCAACCGTTCGATCTCGGTGAAACCGGCGCGCTCCAGCCGGGTGGCCATCGCGTCCGGCGGCCACCGGTAGGCCGTCGTCACCTTGTGATCGAAAGCCGCCACCTCGTCACCGACGAAGAACCCGATCACCAGACTCCCGCCCGGCCGGACGGCACGGCGGAACCGGGCCAGCACGGCGTCCATCTCGTCGGGATGCCGGTGGATCGTGGAGTACCAGGCGAGGATGCCGTCGAGATCGGTGACCTCGAGGTCGTCCATCGACTCGACCCGGAACTCGATGCCGGGATGCGTCGCCCGGGCGTGCGCCACGAACGACGGCGTCAGATCGATTCCGGTCACGTCGGCGCCGAGCCCGCGCAGGTATCCGGTCAGGTGGCCGGGACCGCACCCGGCGTCGACGACCCGCCCGCCCAGATGGCGGGCGATCAGCGCCAGGTCCTCGGCGTGCGCACTCTCCACCGACCCGAACAGGTCGATGTAGAGGCCGGAGACGTTCTCATAGGCCTGCTCGATGTCGGTCATCGCCGGTCATTGTAGTGCGGCCAGGAACTCCAGGCGGTTGCCGTGGGCGTCCTCGGTGTGGAAGCGGCGCATGCCGGGCAGCTCGTCGTCGCCCCACACGACCGGGTGGCCGGCCGCGGCGAGGCGCGCGGCCAGGCCGTCCAGGTCGGGCCAGAGCAGGCCGGGGTGCGCCTTGCGGGCGGGGCGGAAGTCGTCCTCGACGCCGAGGTGCAGCTCGATGCCGTGACCGGCGAACCAGCACCCGCCGCGGGCCGCGAGCACGGGCGGTTTGGGGATCTCGGTCAGGCCCAGCACGCCGGCGTAGAACAACCGGGAGACGTCCTCCGCGCCGCGGGGGCAGGCCAGTTGCACGTGATGGATCACGTCACTCCCCTTACAAGACGTACGTACGGTTTTGTTCGTGAGGTGATACTAGCAACGTGACGATCAAGGCGCTGATCTTCGACTTCGACGGGCTGCTGATGGACACCGAGACCACGCTGCTGGACAGCTGGCGGTGGGAATGGCGGCGGCACGGCCTGGAACTCGACCCGGCCGGATTCTTCGCCGACCACGGCGGGGACATCAACGAGTCGCGGTACGCCGCCCTGGCCGCCGCCGCCGGAGCGGGATACGACCGGGAGACCAGTCATGCGCTGCGCAGCGCGTACCGCAAGGAGTTGAACGCCGCGCTGCAGCCGGCACCGGGCATCACCGGCTGGCTGGACCGGGCCGCCGACCTGGGACTGCGGCTCGCGGTGGCGAGCAGCTCCCCGCTCTGGCACGTCGGCGCGATGCTCGACCAGGCCGGGCTGCGGTCCCGCTTCGAGGTGCTCGCCACCGGCGAGGAGGTGGCCGCGCACAAGCCGGATCCGGCGGTCTACCTGCTGGCGCTGGAACGTCTCGGGCTGCCGGCCGGCGCGGCGGTCGCCTTCGAGGACACCGCGCACGGGGTCGCGGCCGCCCACGCGGCCGGGCTGCGGTGCGTGGCCGTCCCCAACCCGCATGCCGACCACGCCCGGTTCACCGCGGCCGAGCTGCTGCTGACCAGCGCGGCCGATCGGTCGCTGGACGAGGTGCTGGCGGCGCTCGCGCCGCCGGGAAATCCGGTGCGCCGCCGGGCCGAGCATGGGATGCTGCCCGCCGATGACTGATCTCACCGAGGCGTTCTGGCGCGCCCACCACGACCTGCCCCGCGAGGCCCCCGGCTCACCCGCCACCACCGAGCTGCTGCTGCGCCTGGCCGGCCGGCTCCCCGCCGAGCCGCGCGTGCTCGACCTCGGCTGCGGCACCGGACCTGCCACGATCGTGCTGGC is part of the Actinoplanes missouriensis 431 genome and encodes:
- a CDS encoding SDR family NAD(P)-dependent oxidoreductase, translating into MIDCAIVTGAAGGLGRHLALGLARTGYGIVVADTDERAAGECARLVEASGVPARALRADVRDRHDRDRVLAAARELGGPRVLVNNAGGWTPGDQYPHAAESAWTATIELNLIAPMALSQLVIPAMRERGGGAIVNIASSGGIGAEAYGSPEYGAAKAGLIRFTATLGGLGDVRVMCVAPDWIGLDRAQTRWRAMSAAERAASRPLIPPGEVIAAVLDLIRAGAGGQVVEIWGGDPPDRK
- a CDS encoding FAD-dependent oxidoreductase, with amino-acid sequence MRRAVIVGAGIAGLATAVRLGRDGWQTVIVERAPARRRSGYMVNLIGAGFDAAERLGLLSALTERDLGVFTTVLVRADGSPKFTVPAAVAEAAVGPRAMTVFRGDLEAVLFDQATALGGTAPDFRFGTTVTAVDQHPDGVRVELSDGTTEEADLLVGADGVQSRTRTMFFGPDFRVDFPYVVLAFPVAGDASGTAVTHIGPGRTAAVVNLGPERSSAFVTYRCDDPGAELSQGPAAALAGAVGDLAVGLPATVPDDAYFDRVSQVAMPRWSDGRIVLVGDAAWCVTLFAGHGATLALTGADRLGACLREHSSIPDALTAWEATLRPEVVRRQATAKRGMMQYAPPTRFHVAMNDLTMRAITLPGVRNLVRRAIERQSR
- a CDS encoding MalY/PatB family protein yields the protein MAVDGNPLRRLSLDQLRRRTSEKWRTYPEDVLPVFVAEMDAPLADPVVRAITDAVRLGDTGYAAGSAYAEAVDGFARTRWGWKGVDPALTRVVPDVMAGILEVLGVISAPGRTVVVSSPTYPPYYAYVRRTGRTVAEAPLGADGRLDLAALDAAFARAGAGATYLLCNPQNPTGAVHTVTELSALAALADRHGVRVVSDEIFAPLVLAGASFVPYLSVPGASRGFALLSATKGWNLAGLKAALVVAGPDAAGDLAGIPQWVVEGASHVGVIAHTAAFRDGGQWLDAVLAGIGENRRLLASLLDTELPAVRYRPGEATYLAWLDCRELGLGDDPAAVFLEQGRVAFVPGPDFGTGGAGHVRLNIGTSPEVITEAVRRMVLR
- a CDS encoding prenyltransferase/squalene oxidase repeat-containing protein, producing the protein MDLDLDAAVSFVATHARALERRRLAFLLGRGQPEPVLAALDGYRNPDGGYGWALEPDLRSVTSQPVGAMHALEICAEIGDTGPERVPRLLDWLAEQSNDDGGIAFSLPFADTEGCAPHWVAAGPDSSLTMTAQLAAQAHRLARRNRTVARHPWLAAATAYCLDTMEGVAEEPHAIELMFAMYLLDSIAADDTRARALLERWTGFVRLDGPTPVAGGAEGEVLRPLDFTPHADAPSREWFSAEAIAADRERLAGEQRADGGWDVTFQTFSAAAALEWRGYATVQAVTVLTEAAGPRQAT
- a CDS encoding FAD-dependent monooxygenase, producing MIAIIGAGPTGLLLAGDLARAGVPVTVYERRTGASNLTRAFGVHARTLEVLDARGLADEIVAGGARIGSLRLFDRIRLDLSTLPSRFPYLLITPQYRVEQALERRALELGARIVRGAELTGVRQDDDRVTLEFPGRTEEAGYVVGADGVHSAVRTALRLPFPGRAVLTSIMLADVRLAEPPDDVLAVNAVGDAFAMVAPFGDGWYRIFAWDRRHQVDDTVPVTLDEIREVTRRVHGTDFGLTESRWLSRFHSDERQVPRYRNGRVFLAGDAAHVHSPAGGQGMNTGLQDAANLSWKLAATMTGEAAAGLLDTYQEERHPVGRLVLRSSGALIRMAMLRSRPARFARNAAGSALLALPAVTRRAAGVISGIGIDYPGAPRAADLPLRGGERLYEALREGRHVLITAGAVGHRDRLRVAAPMTDTDQAMLVRPDGYVAWRGPAASVSTVTACTVA
- a CDS encoding TetR/AcrR family transcriptional regulator — its product is MPRRSDNTRAAILAAARERFAADGFERATIRAIAADANIDPSMVMRYYGNKEGLFAAAAEFDLRLPDISEISPDAVGLTLVTHFFDRWSGDETLMALLRAAVTQDSAAERMRTIFAAQLGPVAARVTPDPDEAATRAGLVATQILGFALCRFVLRLPPVTDMDRDQAIAWLAPTIQRYLTAAG
- a CDS encoding VOC family protein; translation: MASRLSALRFDALDPGHLARFWSGLLGGETTADATLLPGDDTGFAIRFVLSDQPKAGLNQVHFDLSSNLSPQQETVDRALALGARHFDVGQKPEEDHVVLADPEGNEFCVIPAGNRFLAGCPPIGALSCDGTQAVGYFWSRALDWPLVWDQNEETAIRSPRGGPKVSWGGPPLNERTGRNRLRFELVPDGDHQAEAARLITLGATLVGTDEDSTRLADPDGNEFHLRSHQ
- a CDS encoding molybdopterin cofactor-binding domain-containing protein, producing MDLGTFEASWLSVSCGHTPGCTENQPVHPSWLVVLPACHLDYGSAIAVLVSTGPMRVTAAVDVGVPVHPSGVTAQVEGGIMDAVSTVLGAQITVRDGAVVQSSFRDYAWARIGDCPEIDVILVPSHAPIGGLGELAYPPAAAAIASALAAGGDPVEGMPYGIGVG
- a CDS encoding MarR family winged helix-turn-helix transcriptional regulator, which encodes MEDVESWPTGRLLSAAARMVERRFDRFLTDLDLTHAGMIVLHHLEGGPLSQRELAHLCRVTDQTMSRTLERLARTGHAARTLDPQDRRRTLVALSEKGAEALAAARAEERRFERDLGYEQIRPQLIALIKKGSSIS
- a CDS encoding class I SAM-dependent methyltransferase; amino-acid sequence: MTDIEQAYENVSGLYIDLFGSVESAHAEDLALIARHLGGRVVDAGCGPGHLTGYLRGLGADVTGIDLTPSFVAHARATHPGIEFRVESMDDLEVTDLDGILAWYSTIHRHPDEMDAVLARFRRAVRPGGSLVIGFFVGDEVAAFDHKVTTAYRWPPDAMATRLERAGFTEIERLLRPAGDGHRTHGAIAARAIN
- a CDS encoding VOC family protein, with product MIHHVQLACPRGAEDVSRLFYAGVLGLTEIPKPPVLAARGGCWFAGHGIELHLGVEDDFRPARKAHPGLLWPDLDGLAARLAAAGHPVVWGDDELPGMRRFHTEDAHGNRLEFLAALQ
- a CDS encoding HAD family hydrolase, producing the protein MTIKALIFDFDGLLMDTETTLLDSWRWEWRRHGLELDPAGFFADHGGDINESRYAALAAAAGAGYDRETSHALRSAYRKELNAALQPAPGITGWLDRAADLGLRLAVASSSPLWHVGAMLDQAGLRSRFEVLATGEEVAAHKPDPAVYLLALERLGLPAGAAVAFEDTAHGVAAAHAAGLRCVAVPNPHADHARFTAAELLLTSAADRSLDEVLAALAPPGNPVRRRAEHGMLPADD